DNA from Mycobacterium sp. SMC-8:
ACAGCGGTAGGCCGCCGTGACCGAGCGTGACATCGTCGAGCGTCTCGACCCGGCGCTGCGCCACCTCGCGCAGGCTCGCACCGACCTGTCGCCGCCGGTCCTCGGCGCGGTGCGGGACTCGCTGAACCAACGGCGCGCCGAGACGGCCGAGACCCTCGACCCCGTCGGCGTGGAGATCGAGCAGCGCTTCGTCCCGGTCCCGCACGGGCACCAGGTCGCGGTGCGGATCTACCGCGGCGGACCGCCCGGGTGCGGTGCGGTGATCTATTGCCACTCAGGGGCGTTCGTGCTCGGCAATCTGGACACCGACCACCGGCAGTGCATCGAGCTGGCCCGCCGGGGACGATGCATCGTGCTGTCGGTCGACTACCGGCTGGCCCCCGAACACCCGTACCCGGCAGCGCTCGACGATGCCGCCGCCATCCTGGACTGGGCGGCCCACAGTGCCGCAGAGCTCGGTGTCGATGCCGCGACGATCGCCGTGGCGGGCAGCAGTGCCGGAGCGGCCCTGGCGGCGGGCCTCGCGCAACGGGCCGCGGCCGGCGACGCGCCGCCTGTGGTGTTCCAGATGCTGCACCAACCGGTGCTCGACGACCGTCCGTCGCCGTCGAAGGCGGAGTTCACCACCACGCCGGGGTTCGACGGCGAAGCCGTGCACTGGATGTGGCGGCACTACGGGGCGGACGGGCCGGTTCCAGATGACGCGGTGCCGGCCCGCGCGCAGGACTTCTCCGCAGTGGCGCCCGCCTTGATCACCTGCTCGGAGCTCGATCCGCTGCGTGATGAAGCGATCGACTATGCGCTACGACTGCTGTGGTCGGGTGTAGCCACCGATCTGCATGTGTTCAGCGGCACCTGCCACGGTTTCGATTCGCTGGTCCCGGAATGGGAGATCAGCGAAGCGCTCTTCAACCTCCAGGGTGCGGCGTTACGCCGTGCCTTCGTTCGCTAATTCCCGGGCGATCGCCTGGTGGTAGGCGTCGATGTTGGCCGGGTTCACGATCCGGAAGAAGCCGTCGGGCATCGGCGCGTCCTTGTACGCCTCCACCGTCATGGTCCTGCTGAACAGGGTGATTCCCTCGCCGGGCCGGGTGAACTTGTACTGGACGCTGATCCGGCCGGGCATACCGCCGTTGCCGTCCCGGTCGTGGCCGAGGTTGCCCAAGGAGTTGAACATCCACAACTTCGGCCGCATCGCGATGGCCAGATGCCAGGTGAAGATCCGTTCGCCGTCCGGGCCGGTCTCGGTCCAGGTGTCACCGACCTCCAGCGGCAACTTGTCCGGCACCTTCCCGACGTGCGCGCTGCCCGGATACGTCTTCGTCCAGTTCACCGGATTGGTCACGAAGTCGTAGATGACTTCGGGGGACTGGGTGAACGCGGTCTCCGACGTCGTCGTCACGATTCCCACACCGACTCCTCTTCGACGTCCCACGTGCTTTACAAATCCACGTCATAATGTCACGCTGCGGAGTGGCTTGCCACAGCGGTGCCAAGAGCGGGAGGTGTCACGATGGACTTCTCCGAAGTCGCACTGTCCGAGGAAGACAGAGCTTTCCAGGCAGAGCTGCGGGATTCCTGGCGTCGGTGGTGACTGACGACGTCATCGCCAGGGACCGGCGCACAGGCGATAACTTCGACGAGACGGTCCACCTGGCTCTCGGATCAGCGGGGTATCTCGAACGGGACTGGCGCGCCGCGCACGACGGGGGCTTCACCCCGGTCCAACGGCGGATCTGGGAGCTGGAGATCGGACGGGCGCACACACCGTGGTTCCACTGGGGCACCACGTCGATGGTCGCGAATGCGGTCGACCGGTTCGGGTCCGACGAGCTGAGGGACGAAATCTTGCCCGAGGTGCTGAGCGGACGGTTCCGGCTCTGTCTGGGCTACACGGAGCCCGAGGGCGGCTCCGACGTAGCCACGTGCAAGACCCGCGCGGTGCGTGACGGTGACGGGTGGATCATCAACGGCTCGAAGATGTTCACGTCGAACGCCCACCACGCGCAGTACGTCTTCCTGATCACCAACACCGACCCGGCGGCGCCCAAACATCAGAGCCTGACGATGTTCCTGGTGCCACTCGACTCGGCCGGCGTCGACATCCAGCCGATCCGAACCGTTGACGGCGACCGCACCAATATCACCTACTACAGCGATGTGCGCGTGGATGACAGATACCGGGTCGGCGCCGTCAACGGCGGCTGGGCCGTGCTGCGGGAGGCGCTCAACGCCGAGCACGGAACCGTCGAGCGTGACGCCGGCGGGCTGAGCAAGATCGCAGTCATGTCCGAACACGCGTTACTACTCGCCGACGAGGTCGACCGGGTGGCCGGCGAGGTATCCGCGAACGGGCGGCTCGACGACGACTCGGTGGCATACCGGCTGGGGCGCAGCATCGCCCGATTGGAAGCGGCCCTGAGCACGCCGGAGATGTTCGGCCGGGTGGCCATCGCGCAGACGCTCCGCGACATCACCCCGGAACTGATGGACGTCCGCGGGGCGGTGGCCGCGGTGCCGGACGGACTCAGCGGCGAGTACCTGTTCCGGCTGGCCGGACCGACCGGCATCTACGGCGGCACGCTCGAGGTGTTCCGCAACATGATCGCCCAGCACGTCCTCGGGCTCGGCCGGCCGAACTATTCGCCGCCCCGCTAAAAGGGCGGGTCGTTGCCGCCCGGGCCTTCGGCGCGTGTTTCGGCGTTGCGTTGTCGTTCTGCGGTGATGTAGGCGGCGCGGCCCTGCGCGCGGGTGCGTGTGCGCCGGGGCATCATCGCCCCGCGGTTGTCGGTCATGGGGACGGTGGGTGGGTCACCGGTCCAGAGGGTGGCCGTCGGCCTGCACAGGGCCGGGAAGAGGAGACGGCTGCCGGGGTGGGTGGTGTAGGTGTGGCCGGTGGGCGAGGTCCAGGTGATGGTACCGTCGGGGTCTTGACGGTCACGCCACCCGCCGAGTCCGGTCC
Protein-coding regions in this window:
- a CDS encoding alpha/beta hydrolase, producing the protein MTERDIVERLDPALRHLAQARTDLSPPVLGAVRDSLNQRRAETAETLDPVGVEIEQRFVPVPHGHQVAVRIYRGGPPGCGAVIYCHSGAFVLGNLDTDHRQCIELARRGRCIVLSVDYRLAPEHPYPAALDDAAAILDWAAHSAAELGVDAATIAVAGSSAGAALAAGLAQRAAAGDAPPVVFQMLHQPVLDDRPSPSKAEFTTTPGFDGEAVHWMWRHYGADGPVPDDAVPARAQDFSAVAPALITCSELDPLRDEAIDYALRLLWSGVATDLHVFSGTCHGFDSLVPEWEISEALFNLQGAALRRAFVR
- a CDS encoding SRPBCC family protein, with amino-acid sequence MGIVTTTSETAFTQSPEVIYDFVTNPVNWTKTYPGSAHVGKVPDKLPLEVGDTWTETGPDGERIFTWHLAIAMRPKLWMFNSLGNLGHDRDGNGGMPGRISVQYKFTRPGEGITLFSRTMTVEAYKDAPMPDGFFRIVNPANIDAYHQAIARELANEGTA